In the genome of Fusarium poae strain DAOMC 252244 chromosome 1, whole genome shotgun sequence, the window TACAGCAGCACTCCCGTCTGtaggaggtaggtacctcTCAATGCCAGAAAACATGTCCTAAAAACTTAACCTTAGAAACCATTACATCCATCGCTTCTTAAAGATTTATAGAGCAGACTTTCAGCTAACTCATTTCTATATATCAACGCTCAGAGGTCGACTCTTCTGCTACTCCCCTGTATCTGTATCTGAGATTTTAGGTAAGCGAGACCGCCTTTGTACCCGCTACAGATTAAGCACGGGCGCTATCGTGGCAATTACAGGTACTCGGAACTCTTCAGTTTCGAATTAGAGAGGACAGAATCAGAATAGCAGTCAATATTCGGCAAGATCAATGAACCGAAAATTGTCTATCTGTACCTTCCATTTCAAGTTCAGATAGTCAGGATAGAATGAGTGATGGTGTAAACAGACTCCTTAATTGTCAGACCCTTAAGTCTTCAGCTAGcaatacatacctacctacctcctgCCGCTTGTTAGTGGCTCAAGTGAATTTCATACCATCCATCTTCTCCCCGCTCATCTCAAACCACACTTAAACATCATTCAGGAGCGCATACGCTGTACAACATTGATAATGGCCACTCTTCCACCTGCTGGCTTGCCCACAGGGACTGACAAGCTGGAATATATCAAGGAACTGATCAATGACCTTACTGAAGATCTCAAAGAGGAGCTATATCTCCCAGATGGTGTGTACCTCGAAAGGAACAGATGAAACCCTGCTAATATTAATGTTAGATCGCGCTGCAGCTTTAGACCAACTAAAAGTACTCACTCGAGACCCTACTAACGCTGATCCCCTCTACACAGAAGAGGTCCGTAAACCCCCTGTCCTCCCCACAGAGGACTGAGAATGTGTGGTCTTGCCGTATCGCTGACCATCTTCAATAGGGCGTTTCTATGCTCCTTCGGCATGCCTATGACAAGCCATCTACTAAGAGTGCTGATGCCGCACGGCGAGTGTTGGCCAATGCTATGGTTCTCAAACCCGTTACTCGGGAGATATTTGTCAACAAAGGCTTTGCTCCCAATGCCTGCCAGGGGCTCAATGGAGGCAGTTTTGATGATGAGTTCCTCAACTCGCGCATCTTGTTCCTTTCAACTTACGGTACCAACGTTGATCTGAAGAAACTCATAGATGATGGGAAGTTGGCGGATCGCATCTCCGAGAACCTTGGTCGACATGCAAAGGAGTCAAAGGCCAATAGTGACCCAATGCAAGACATGGCACTGGTTGAAAGCGCCAAGCTCTTGTTCAACGTCACCCATTTCTGTCCCGACAAATCGTCTTCATTCACTTCAGCGATACCTCACTTGGCGACTTTGCTTCTCCGTCAAGACATTTCGCAGACGAAGCCGCTTGACCCACCCGTTGGGTTCATAATCAACGCCCTTGCCAACCTTGACGTAGGATCATCAGATTGTCAAAAGTTTATCCACCCAGAGGAAGATCCCGAAAAGGTCGTATCTCGATTGATCAGTATCCTGGATGCCGCAATGAAGAACGTCCCTGACAATCAACTGGACGCTACCGTAACACCACTAGTTGGTGTCATAAAGAGCATACACGAGCATGCCCCCGACTCCAGTAAAAAGTACATGCGAGAAAATCTTTTGCCTACTGAGGGGGACCGAAAAGAAGTCCTTGGCAAAGGAGATGCATTGTCTGCCAAGCTACTTCAAAACTTCAACAATCCTTTGGCCCCATCCATCGGAACAGTCATCCAGTTCCTCCTTTACGACCTCTCAGATAACGATGCCAACAAGTTTGTGGAAAACGTTGGCTACGGCTTTGCATCAGGCTTCCTTTTCCAAAACAACATACCGATCCCTCCTTCAGCTTCGGACCCTGGTTCGCAGAAACCAGTCAATCCCGTCACTGGTCAGCACGTTGATGCAGAAAAGCCTGTCGACGAGCCAGAAATGacagaagaggaaaaggaacgggaagctgaaagactctttgttttgtttgaAAGGTATGGTTGTAATCAAACTGTCGTCTCTGTGCAAAAGACTAACCGACTCGTAGATTGAAAAAGACAGGCATTGTTGATATTCAGAATCCAGTGGAAGCTGCTGTTAGGGAGGGCCGTTACAGGGAGctcaaagacgatgaagtgGAGGAAATTGAATGAGCTGCTTAACCACTAATTCATTCTTTTATCGGTTTTTTGATGAGTCGCAAAGTAGTTTGTTCTGTTTATAACCCCCAATTGTAGATAAACCAACTGGACCTTGTAGATCAATAAGGACAAAGACGAGCGTTAGTGTTTGATGAACTAGCATAACAATATCGTTTTCGTGGCTGCCTTCAGAAACAAAGCCGGTTTAAATCTAAATCACGGTACTGATTTGTGACAAGGCAGGCAGACCATGTTAGCTGGCCCTCTTGAAAATAAATACTTCGAGAGTcacctcaacatcatcaggCTCTTTCTCGCACCTTGATTGCACATCAACTCACTCCATTCAACAGAAGCGACAGGTGTACCTGTGATCTCTTCTTCCATTCATTATCTACctctcttattatattatttgtCACCCCTAAGtacttttcttcttttaaaCACTTTGCGCTGCGTTGACATCAACCAGTAGCTACTATCGGCATACCACTTTATTTCATTTCCCCCCCTTTCACACAGGACCGACTCTGCGTCTCATCCGCTTCTTACGTTTGCGTATAAAGGCCCAAACAAAGGCGCATTCGTACTCGAATTCCTATCAGCGGTCATAAAAAGCTGTTCTTCAGGATCCAGAGAGCTAGGCTCAAGGCTTACACTACAATACCAGCAACTGACATTGGTTCT includes:
- a CDS encoding hypothetical protein (BUSCO:21120at5125), whose amino-acid sequence is MATLPPAGLPTGTDKLEYIKELINDLTEDLKEELYLPDDRAAALDQLKVLTRDPTNADPLYTEEGVSMLLRHAYDKPSTKSADAARRVLANAMVLKPVTREIFVNKGFAPNACQGLNGGSFDDEFLNSRILFLSTYGTNVDLKKLIDDGKLADRISENLGRHAKESKANSDPMQDMALVESAKLLFNVTHFCPDKSSSFTSAIPHLATLLLRQDISQTKPLDPPVGFIINALANLDVGSSDCQKFIHPEEDPEKVVSRLISILDAAMKNVPDNQLDATVTPLVGVIKSIHEHAPDSSKKYMRENLLPTEGDRKEVLGKGDALSAKLLQNFNNPLAPSIGTVIQFLLYDLSDNDANKFVENVGYGFASGFLFQNNIPIPPSASDPGSQKPVNPVTGQHVDAEKPVDEPEMTEEEKEREAERLFVLFERLKKTGIVDIQNPVEAAVREGRYRELKDDEVEEIE